The genomic segment AGAAGGCTTCAGGAACAATCAAGGAACAACTTGCAGCTATAGCACCAATACTCGAACAGCTGTGGGAACAAAAAGCAGAGAGAGTAAAGGAGTTTTCTGATGTACAGAcacagattaaaaaaatctgtGGTGAAATTGCTGGGAACTTAAATATCAATGACAATCCTACAGTTGATGATGCTGATTTATCCCTAAAGAAGTTAGATGAATATCATGCCCAACTTCAAGAGcttcaaaaggaaaaggtaaatCTCTTCATCCTGGTAATGGTGCATCAGATAATTTCTAGCTTTCTAGATATGTCAAGTTAATCACTAACTGTTTATTTTACATTGTAGAGTGATAGGCTGCACAAGGTCCTTGAATTTGTGAGCAGTGTGCATGATCTCTGTGCTGTCCTCGGGATGGACTTTTTCAGTACTGTAACTGAAGTTCATCCAAGCTTAAATGACTCGACTGGCATGCAAAGCATTAGCAATGATACATTAGCAAGGCTGGCTAAGACAGTCTTagcattaaaagaagaaaagaagcagAGGCTTCATAAGGCAAGTCCTTTGCATTTCAGTATTGGCTGCTATGGAAAGAAGAGTACGTTTTCCTTGTTACGTTTCCAGAAAAAACTAAGACTTTTGTGCTAATAGAAGGCTTTTACCAAACACTGATCCTCTATCCTCTAGATCAATCCATAGCATAAAAGTATGTTCTGTGATGAAGAAATGGAACAGGAATTTGCTCAActttaaacagaaaaaagatcAGTTATGTTTTATCAGGATCCTCTTTCCACAAGGCTTGTTTTTCTGTTGTTAAATAAGTTTATCTTGTAATTCAGATACATATCTTccaacaagaaaaacatttgcATTAGATTTCTGTTGGCATCTTCAAAGCATATGAAACAAGCATTGTTTCCTGTTGATTTGTACTTTACACATgcacacgcgcgcgcgcacagCACCAGTATAATTTGTATCACATCCAAAGGGGACAAACTGTAAGGTTTCTGTTGTAAAATATAGTGCGATGTTGGATGTTTTTCTGTGTGTGCTTGAATTGAACCAAATCCTTCTGTTGAGAttcaaaatatctttaatttgtATCTTCCCACTACAGCTTCAAGAGCTGGCAAATCAGCTCATGGACCTGTGGAATCTGATGGATACTCCCAAGGAAGAAAGGAAATTGTTTGACCATGTTACACGTAACATGTTGGCTTCAGTTGATGAAGTGACTGTTCCCAAAGCTCTGGCCCTGGATCTAATTGAGCAGGTATTTGGATTCTGCAAGTAAATATACCTACAAGTTTAAATAAGCTGTGAAAGCTATATACTTTTTGTGGTGAAAACTGTGAAAGCTGTATGCTGATTTTACTATTATTTGGTTTTAAGGCTGAGGTTGAGGTTGAAAGGCTTGATCTGCTAAAAGCCAGCAGGATGAAAGAAATTGCCTTTAAAAAGCAAGCAGAGCTTGAAGAGATATATGCCCGTGCTCATGTAGAGATAGCCCCGGATGTTGCTCGAGAAAAAATTATGGCACTAATTGATTCTGGAAATGTTGAGCCAGCTGAATTACTGGCTGACATGGACAATCAGATATCAAGAGCCAAAGAAGAAGCTCTAAGCAGAAAAGAAATTTTGGACAAGGTTGAGAAATGGATGTCAGCATGCGAGGAAGAGAGTTGGCTAGAAGATTATAATCGGGTACTATTATCTCTCTCCCTCGCTCTCCTTCTTTGTATGTATAGTGTCAATCTGCTGTTTTGATAATTTCAATGCCCTTTTCCTAGAGATCTCTCTGCTCCTGGGTCTTGTAAGAAATTCCTGCATCAGGAGCCGATATATAGATCCCCTTTTATTTGggaaatatttgtttattttttcttacccTTGTTTTCTTCAGCAGATAATAGGTTTAAGTGAGTGATCTTGCTTGCTGATGTTTTTGTGTATCTAATTCTGTAATTGTGTTTGCCTAGTAATTATCTTTGTTCCTGGTTTTCTCTGGCAGATAATAGGTTTATGCGAGTGATCTTGCTTGCCGATGATTTTATGTTATGTAATTGTGTATTCCACATTTGCCTAGTAACAGGATGTCTGTCTCATTGACATTATATGACTGGAAAAATTCCGAGTCTGAATGGTAAATGATGAAGTAAATATAgtgaaaatatttatagatCAAACTAGATGTTCTAAAAGCAGATGAAATTATTTGTACCACAACTGATTTGATGGTTTATGGTTTATAACTTAAATGGCACTGTGTTGGTGAAACAGGATGAAAACAGGTACAATGCCAGCAGAGGTGCACATTTGAATCTCAAGCGTGCAGAGAAAGCCCGGATTCTGGTTAACAAAATTCCAGGTATCTGTAGAATCAGGGAAACACAGAGATGGCACAATcaacatcattttcttctctttttgaaCTGTTCTATGTTGATGTGTTGGAATCTGCATCCAGAGATTTAATTGGTTTTGTTGGCCATGTAGCCTTGGTTGACACCTTGGTTGCTAAAACTCGGGCTTGGGAAGAAGATCGAGGCATACAGTTCGCATATGATGGTGTTCCTCTCCTTGCCATGCTAGATGAATATGCCATGCTCAGGcaggaaagagaagaagagaaacaacgGATGAGGGTGAGTTCCAATTTAGTGATTATTACATGTTCAagcacatgcatgcatgcatgcatttaaACCACATTGTGGTTGCTTTATTTTGGCCTAGAACGAGCTTTGTTCAATCTTCTACCTTGCTAAAAGTAGACTGATATGACAGGATCAGAAGAAGTTCCATGAGCAGCAAAGCACAGAACAAGAATCCATTTTTGGTTCCAGACCTAGTCCTGCCCGACAAGTTAGCACGAAGAAGGTGGTTGGTTCCCGTGCAAATGGTGGCCCTAATGGAACTCCCAGCAGGCGGCTATCTCTAAATGCTCATCAAAATGGGAGCAGGTCTACAACTAAAGATGGAAGGAGGGACAATAGGCTATCCGGGCCTGTTGGTCCTGTTAACTATGTTTCTATATCGAAAGATGATGCTGCCTCCCATGTTTCTGGCACTGACACTGCTACTGCTTCACCGTGACAAAATAAGAGACATGTAGGTTTACATCCCTGATATATTATTGCTGTTACGTGTAGGAGCTTGTTGTAGTCTAATAGATGTGAAAACTGAGTAACTGGAGAGTAAACTGTTTTTAGTTGTGTATCTTAAACTGGCATCTTGAAGCTGTTCCAATCCTTTATGCTCATATCTTGGAACGATTTTTTGTTGTAGTGCCTGGTTGCTCAACGCTTAGCATCATCTAATGCAGGACCGGCTATTGAATGCTCTACTAGAATGGATAAACCATGAGATTTGAACTGTGAAATGTAGGGATGACAATTAATCAAGTAATACTCAAAAAGTTGTTGGGAAAATATTGTTTGCTAAGAAACAAATCACTGTTGATTATTATAGTGATTTGtattttgtccttttttattgtatttttataggcCTTAAATTGATGATTAGGTTCGTAGGGgattagaataaaaaacatggttttattaaaaattgggTTAAATATACactttaattctttaattttttagattatatgtttttagtctctcataatttgtaaaatttaattttgatttcaaacattttttttcttggttaatGATTTGAGGAGAAAGAGAATGActtaatatagttaaaaataagttttttttagtctaaaactagggtgatcattttcaaTTCAGTTCGGttcttataaaagaaaaggtaatcaaattgaattttttttaaaaatcaaaaccgatTCAAAGTGattggtttcggttcggtttgatttttaggacaaaaactagttcaaaccagtttgacttggttttttcaatttggctcggtttttgtccggtttgactcggtttttttttgttcgggtttggtttggttttttcggtttcaggcttataaaaccaaatcgaaccggctggtttttttttttaattttaattggtttttttcacggttccttttcagttatttttttcaattttctcggtttaattgattttttgattttttggctCACCCATATTTAAAACAGATGAACCTGATTTTCTAGCAATCGAAGTTGCTGAAATCTGGGCAATAGAGGTTATGtgttctctctatttttttttttagattattaagAGGCGGACAACTTGTCATTCACctcttaaaatattaaaaaacaaataagggtCAAGCACGTGGGCTGCTCCAAGCCTACGCCCTTGGGCTTTTTTGTGGAAGCCTAGGAGCTTTAAGCCTTCCTAGCCCGACTagacctttatatatatatatatatatatatatatatatccattacaattttttttatttgattgattgatttttttttaatcactttgatattttgatggtttttaattttattggtgtttgttttagatcaaaattatatatattgttaaattcaATTAAGTTCATGACTCAGGTCAGGTCATGAATTTAACTTATTTAGTCTGACTAGATAAGAATTGggcttgatatatttttttttcataaatagttcttaatatatatatatatatatatatatatatatatatatatatatatatatatatatatatatatatatatatatatatatatgaattttttgaatttcgcttgagattttttatgtacaaaaacACGTAAAAGTTTGtacatatactttttttttttaaaaaaacaatatttgacaTATGGCGAAAAATGAGTCAAATAGCTGGTTTCATCTAAACTTGATAGATACCAATTTGAAATCAACCTAAACGGgtgatgaataaaatataaatattgtcaaactcaattatataaaaacatttataaatttataatgaataCTCATAGAGACTTGTTAGACATGATatagatatataatttttttattcattaatagATAAGGTATCAATATAGTAGAAATATGATATGTAGATATCCATTATTATCCTTAAATGATACTATTAATCAAGAATTTCATCTACTAGCTTTATAGGAAAGAAAAATGTCATTGATATCATTCTCTGCTTTTGTTAGTAGACATGTGTTTGAATTAAAGTTTATCGCATATTCTTCTACATACTTGAAAGATAGATAGTTattgtcttttatatatatatatatatatatatatatatatatatatatatatatatatatatattaggaggCATACTTTAACACTAACAAACTAGATTCCCATGTTCCTAGTGTTTATGTTTCTTTGTTACAGGAATTTGAATATGTATTTATCGATGAAATTCCAAGTAGATTTCCACCTATAAAAGAAATAGAACATCAATTTGGCCTAGTACTAGGTTTGCTTATTCCTAATATACCAGCCTATAGAAGTAATCATGAGGAAACaaagaagttttaaaggtaagtGAATGAATTAATGTCGAAGGGGTATATTCGAGAGAGTATGAGTTCATGTGTTGTTCTCATACTTTTAGTACCTAAGAAAGATGGTActtggagaatgtgtgttgattgtaGAGCAATCAATAACATAACTATAAAGTATAGACATCATATCTTTATATTAGATGAtatgcttaattaattatatggatcttgtttgttttccaaaattaatcttaaaagtaGATATCATTAAATTAGAATGAATAAAAGtgatgaatggaaaaaaaatttctacaaCTAAAgatggtttgtatgaatggttagtttGAGTATATAGACCATTTAAGATAGATACTTGATGAGTTTATAAAAGAAAGTTTGTATGATAATCTAAAGATTGTTTTGCTTGGAAaagattgtttttcttggatGTATCAAGATGAAAGAGGCTAAGGTTAAGGCTTTAAAAGAGCGGCCTACACATAAAACGGTAAGTTAGGtaagaagttttcatggattgaCCAGTTTCTATAGAAGATTTGTGAAAGATTTTAGTACAATAACTGCTTTATtaactgaaattgaaaagaaaatagtaGGTTTTAAATGGAAAATAGAATAAGAGAaagcttttaatttgttaaaagaaaatcttattttggttCCATTACTTACTTTGCCTAACtttacaaaacaaattgagattgatTGTGATGTTTCAAGTATAAGTATTGAAGTTGTTTTAATGCAGGATAAAAGCCCATAGTCTATTTTCATGTAAGCTTAATGGAGCAACTCTAAACTATTTGATATATAATAAAGAGTTGTATGAATTAGTGAGGACTTTGGATACTTGACAACATTAACTTTGGTCTAAGGGATTTAAGATTCATACTGATCACTAATCTTTGAGatacttgaaaaatcaaggtaAGTTAAATTATAGACATGAAAAGTGGgtaaaatttaatgaaacattTCTATATGTCATCAAATTCAAGTAaggtaagaaaaatataactgTAGATGTATtaccatgaatatatattctTCTTAATACTTTGAATACTAGACTTTTAGAATTTGAGTATGTGAAagtattatattttaatgataatgattttgGTGAAATTTATTTCTAGTGTAAACTTACGACAACTAATAGATTTTTTAAGcatgatgaatttttatttaaagataaaagattatatataccTAATTGCTCAATGCGTGAATTGCTTGTAAAGAAAGCTCATTGTAGCAGATTAATGGGACACTTTAGGATTACTATGACATTAGAAGTTttacatgaaattttttattggtttaataTGAAAAGAGATGCACAAAGAGTTTGTGATAAGTGTATAACATGTAAATAagctaaatataaattgatgtatcATGGGTTATATGCACCTTTACCTATTTCTAATAAACCTTGGGTTGATATTTCTatgaactttattttagatttatctaGGTAAAGAAAAGGTAGAGACTTCATATTTGTTGTTGTGGATAGATTTTCTAAGATGACGCATTTCATATCTTGCCATAAAACCAATGATGTAATGAATATAACAGATCTATTCTTTATGGAGGTAGTTCGGTTACTTGGTGTTCTAATAAGCATTGTATCTGGTCAAGATTTTAAATTCTTGAGctattttttaaaggttttgtaGTATAAGTTAGGaactaaacttttattttctatagataGTCAAACTGAAGTAGTAAACAGAACTCTAACTAAATTATTAAGAGCTATCATTTAGAAGAAtcttaaaaattgaaaagattgtttgtcatttattgaatttgcatATTATAACAGTGTGCATTCTACTATTGATTATTCACCATTTGagattgtttatggttttaattatttaacacCTTAGATTTGATCAATTTACATGATGTGAAATGGTTAGTCttgatggtaataaaaaaaaataagtggtgAAAAACTTACATGCAAAGATACGGCAATAGATAGAGATAAACAATGAGCAATATGCATTCAAGGCTAATAGAAAACGCAAATTAGTAAGGTTTGAAATAGGAGATTGAGTTTGGGTGCATATAAGAAGGAAATGTTTCATGAACAAAAGATATCAAAATTGATGCCTCGAAGAGATGATCCTTTTCAGACCATAGAGAGAATTAATGACAATGCTTGCAAAGTAGATCTAtcaggtgagtatggtgttaatGCTACATTCAATGTTTCTGATATCTCTTTATTTAAAGTAGGTGATAATTCGAGGATGAATCATTTCGAGAAGAGAGGGGATGATGCAATCCAAGCAACACCAAGATACCCATTAAAGATTTCAGTTGGTCTAGTGACAAAACTTAGAGCTAAGAGGTTCAAAGAGACTTTCAATGAACTTCTTCAAGACACATGGTGTAACatcatcaaatttaaatatcatatatatcaTGAACATTCTCAATTATTTGATATACTAAGGAATTGTTTTTTTGCAAGTTCCTACTGAAAATTCAACAAAGTTTTTCCTATTTTCAAGCATACCAAGTTATCGATATTTACTCTAACacacattcaatctcaaattttACCTTTGATCCAACCATCTTGGAACATATCTCATTTCAATTCCATTCTTAATGTTCCAACAATATACAAACATTCTTTCTTAATATCAAACAAACATATTACaaaataagtgaaggaatttataacatgaattatccagtaaacatgtatttaataaaaaaaaatatgtaaaatttaCAAGTAAACACACAATTCATCTACTTAAAacatatcattaatatatattagtcAACATACCCTACACAATATTGTCTACAAATACTTGTCATATTTAAAAGCTTATAACATCCACGTTACAGTTATGTTACATACATGTTACAAAAACTCAAACTTAATTACATATTCAAAAGTTACTACACTAAAACCTAATACTCCGGCATGGCTTGTGAAGAACCTATGATGTACAAATAgtaatataaagattttaattactattataaataatatatttttccaagTATATAtcacattatttttcttaatattttgatgaaattaacaTCTTTAACTCATATATTTTAATCTAACATTTAATATTTCAAGCTATTCTACTTTGTTACCATAATAAATTTGGTTTCCCTCACAAACACCATAATTATGGCAAATCCATTTGATTGTCTATAACCTTGTTATCTTCTCATAGATGATGTGCTTAATTGAAAATAGTTTTACTAATGATATCAAAGTACTACTTTTAAaggattttatgatatttaaaataatatacaagaaaaaaaaaggtctttaAAAGAACCTTGATATAATTTCATAAGATCTCGAGATTTTACCAAAGAAAAATCCTTGTTAAAAATGAacatttgttttaaaagataaCTTAACATGCCAAGTAACATATCTAGTTTATTTGTTCCTTATAAGAAATTGGTTAAAGAAAATGAATCCTTGAAAGCTTAAGTTAATGActtgaattcaaatttaattaaattcataaaaagaagAGATAATTAGACTACCTCATAGAATATGTTTTTAGAAAAGTGAATTGAATACAAtcccttgaaaaagaaaaaaaattataaaaacttttttttgttagtagatCATTGATTTCTAACTTATTTAGTACTATGTAGtagttatgaaaaaaaaaaggcttgttGCTTTCAAATGCACACACAAAAAAGATATGGGTAATATTAAGATGATTTAGGTATGAAAAAGCATATTTACTAAACCTATAAAATTTGGATACCAAAAtcgagaaattaaattatttttgtaagggaaaaataataagaggttTTTGGACAATAAATGTTTGAGACACATGACTATTGACATATTTCAAATTCACATCCTTCAAAAAGAAGTACAATGGACATGTAGTGTTTAATGGCAATACCAAAGGTAATGTTAAAGGTATCAACAATATAGCAACTCCCTTGTAACTACTgtgtatgttttatttattgatggtCTTGAATATAACCTGCTTAGTGTAAGTCAATTATGTAATAAGTATTattgagttgtttttaaattattgtgttGCTTAGCTATACatattcagataaaaaaaatattcattagaAAATGATTTGGAAACACTTATATGATTGATATTAGTGaacttcttgaaaaaaaaaaagttacgtGTTTTGGTGCATTGTTAGAATCTCTTTGTATTGACATGGAAGCTAGATCATGCTAATGTGGGGTTGATTTCTAAGCTATCTAAGAAATATTTGGTGACAGGTTTTCCTAACATCATATACAAGAATATGACATTTGCTAATTGATAAAGTAAGTGAAATGTtcatttaaagctaaaaatattGTGTAAAAATTAGGCATTCTAATTCCTTTACCTACATGTATTTGATATAATGGAGGTAACTAACCTCTTCATCTATGTACAAATAGGTTTTGTTTATTGCGTACAAGGATGAAACACTTCAAACTTTCTGAAGATTTtgcaaaaaagttttttttttaaaaggttttgtgattttaaaaattaaaaatgactaTAATGACAAATTTGATAGCACTACTTTTGATAAGTTTTGTATAGACAATAGTTTTAATCATGAGTTTTCAATACCAAGAACTTTACAACCAAATGAGACTGTtgagaggaaaaataaatacCTTATAAAATTAGAGAACTATGCTTAATAAGCATGGTCTACATCAATATTTTTGGGTGGAAACCATtagtacttatttttttttcatgtttttaaactGCATTTTCATTTGAGATTTAAATCATTGATTTGAATGAGTTCAATAAGTTCAGTTAATCTAACaatatagttaataaaaaagcatcgacaataaataaagcaaacaaaagaaaataacaataattaattataaaaaataagttgtcaaTACCATACTCGGGataaatttaatcaataaatttaatttaattcaaaaacataatttctttaTGAAAAGCTTAATTTAAcgaaaaatgacaaataaaaaaacagtgatAACCCgggttattttcaaatttaggaaaaaatcttatagaaagcaaataaaaaaataatagagctcaatctccaattaaataaacattgaataatgaaactaaaaaaatataagcttagaaaaaggagaaaaaaaaacaaagcaaacttTAGTGAATCTCCTAAATCTAGGTTAAGCTTTCAAACTCGCAAACCATAAAATACTAGACACGGGctcaattaaaaagtttaattcccaaccaatttaatgtcgaaggataaaatcataaaaaaatcaatttaaaaagattaacaaattaaataaaatagtaatcaaatgaatgaaaattaaatctgataggaaaaaaaaaactaaaggaggatgaaatcatagaaaagaactatatttaaaaaattatctcaaataaaacaaatagcaatcaaaagaataaggactgaatctgaaaaataaaaaaattgaacgatgatgaaattgaaaaaaaatatttaattttataaattatttcaaataaaacatatagtaattaaaatagcatggatcaaatataaatataaaacaaattgaatggttgctttgaaaatttaaagggtCAAACATGAAAATCAGGAAGGAAAGGGtaaggggaaaaagaaaaggtttttaATGTCAAACTTGAGGCCAATAAGCCATACGCGCTACCTAGTGATGGTGGGTCACCAAGAAAATTCCAACAACATCGCGAGAAAATAGTATTTGGTTATCAAGAGATGCCTTACGTGCTGCCTAAAGAGCGCTAGCATTACCCACCTGCTTGCCCATGCTagcctattttatttttaaattatattttatatttattaaaatatcaaattgtcttttaattaaattaattataacttaaaaaaacaaaaagtgaaAAGTACAAAAACATCCCTGGAAGCCAATTAAAGAATTTATGCTTCTAAGTCATTTTATTAtgctaaaaaaagtaaaaatacaacaaaaatccTAGATGCtagttcaataatttttgttttttaagtgcaCCAtagttattttagttattttactgtgctttaaaaatataaaaaaactaagttatcttaaaataatctaataatgACTAACCTAATGAAAAGATTATTCTAATAGCCAAttcaatgattttcttttggAATAACATGttcattattttactatttcaatCTACAACAAAGTGAATTGAGTGTGTACAATGAAACCTTACATTTATGATAATGATAACctttatatttatgataatgataacctattgatgataaaaatataaaaaatctttttaatatggatttgaaaacatgattttagttgttttcgaaagtatttttaattataaatattttaaaataatatttttttaaaaaatttatttttgatattaacacatcaaaacattctaaaaatataaaataataaaataatttgaaaaaaaaataaaatacttttaaaacataaaaaagaaaatttaaaaacagtTCTTTCGCGGTTTTGCAGTGCTTAACAATATAACACTACGTGTACGATATGTTTTACCGCAAGCTGTGAGCCACAAGTAACGAGTCCCAACATCTTGCTGGGTGGCGATTTCTTAATCATAATGACCCAGAAACACATGATACCATATCATATGCCTAAACCAAACGGCTGACAGGCTTCATTATCAGATGCAGAAACCCTCGCGTGCCAAATATACTTGAAGCTCAGCCACTGTCTCAGCATGTTTGAAATATTATGTTCAGAATCTTTTTGTGTTCAGAATTTGAAATCTCTTCTCTAAAGCTGGCACACAAGATAGCTGAAAGGCACAAAGGTGAAATATCTTCATCAATTATATTCTTTTGCAGCaattatttcattcaaattacaTATTTGTAGGCATGGTCTGAAAGACAGGCTGCTGAAGTGTTCTAAATTAAATCAGATTGCCAAGCAGCTAAAGAGAACCACAACAAATATAtagaaggaaaatgaaaaaaaaataatcaaagtccACACTGATAAAATTATACAAACCCAAAACGAGAAGATACATGACGATTATTGAAGcataaaatcattatttctcTAGCAACCAATGCTTGTTTACCAAAAAGGTACAGCGTGCTCATTTGGGATAACTTCACTCCCCTTCACTTAAAATTGGAACTATGAGAGGTTTCATTTGTGCTAAATACACAATTGCCCACCTAGCAGAcaacaaatagaaaattattGCAGGGGTGATAGGAAACAACTGCATGCAGctctcaataataataataataaagaaccTTAAAGAAAATAGAATGAACAGGTTTCCTAACCATGCtccaggaaaagaaaaaagtgcaTTGCAAGCAGTTGAATGCAAAACTGAATAAAATAGGTTATTGATGCTTTTGCTACTCCAACAAAATCATGAACATCACGCTTTCATCAAGGACAGAagtgaaaatattattcaaccaacaaaaaaaaagaaaagggtaaaaaatataatttggtaAACTTAAGTACGCTCTGAAGGTGCAACTAATCTACATGAACCTGTTCCTCCATGACTGCTTCTCAAAGGTCATGCAAGTCATAATTCTTCCCATTTTACAAATATGCCATAGCACTAGGGTGTCTTTGTTCATATCActgaaaaaaagaatgaatgttTCCTTATGgtaaaatggaaaataaaaaatgacactGATAGCAGTTCCTCCAACACGATGTGTGGTTCTATTACCATCAGGCTGATTGTTGCTACAATGGTAAAGGAGCAGAACCCTCAAAGTTAGCAAATGGAGCTTTCCCAACTCATTCTTAGCTATCCGAGAAGGAAACATGTGCGAAGAGAAGAAACTCAAATTTGTACACCCAGCAGTTTGAATTTAACCTAAACTAcataatggataaaaaaaatgaataattttctGAGCGGCTACTGACAAGGAATGAAATTTACAGGCAAATCTGCAGTCAACCTGAAGGAAAATTTACGAGAAAAGGCATAAACAGGACTTGTAATATTGTGTGATGGTCATTGCAACATCTTGACGGATTACCTTTCTAGTATAATCATCAGTCTTCTAAATTTATGGATGCATGCATGCAGCTTGAACACTAACCACATATATCCAAGACACGGAAGCTCATAAATGAAATTCCTTCTACATGGAAAATCAAAACAGttgtagaaagaaaaagaaatacaagCGAATACAAACTTACATCATCCAGCAGCAGACTGTTGCTGTCAAAACCAATGTTAGGTGGAGCCTGCAATGAAAAAAACCCAAGATTAGCCATATTGcataagaagaaaaggaacatG from the Populus nigra chromosome 9, ddPopNigr1.1, whole genome shotgun sequence genome contains:
- the LOC133702944 gene encoding V-type proton ATPase subunit e1, which encodes MGFLVTTLIFVVVGIIASLCTRICCNRGPSTNLLHLTLVLTATVCCWMMWAIVYLAQMKPLIVPILSEGE
- the LOC133703899 gene encoding 65-kDa microtubule-associated protein 1-like, with amino-acid sequence MAVTDAQNPLLGETTCGTLLQKLQEIWDEVGESDEERDKMLIQIEQECLDVYKKKVEQAAKSRAQLLEALSDARIELARLLSALGEKCFAGSPEKASGTIKEQLAAIAPILEQLWEQKAERVKEFSDVQTQIKKICGEIAGNLNINDNPTVDDADLSLKKLDEYHAQLQELQKEKSDRLHKVLEFVSSVHDLCAVLGMDFFSTVTEVHPSLNDSTGMQSISNDTLARLAKTVLALKEEKKQRLHKLQELANQLMDLWNLMDTPKEERKLFDHVTRNMLASVDEVTVPKALALDLIEQAEVEVERLDLLKASRMKEIAFKKQAELEEIYARAHVEIAPDVAREKIMALIDSGNVEPAELLADMDNQISRAKEEALSRKEILDKVEKWMSACEEESWLEDYNRDENRYNASRGAHLNLKRAEKARILVNKIPALVDTLVAKTRAWEEDRGIQFAYDGVPLLAMLDEYAMLRQEREEEKQRMRDQKKFHEQQSTEQESIFGSRPSPARQVSTKKVVGSRANGGPNGTPSRRLSLNAHQNGSRSTTKDGRRDNRLSGPVGPVNYVSISKDDAASHVSGTDTATASP